The following proteins come from a genomic window of Malus sylvestris chromosome 4, drMalSylv7.2, whole genome shotgun sequence:
- the LOC126619909 gene encoding serine/threonine-protein kinase STY13-like, which produces MSCSVRSGGREEREREQAVLRKSVDVEPNSGSQNGLIAAQQLTIDENLLVDPKLLFIGAKIGEGAHGKVYEGRYGDRIVAVKVLHRGSTTEERAALESRFAREVNMMSRVKHENLVKFIGACKEPLMVIVTELLPGMSLRKYLMSIRPNPLELHVAIKFSLDIAHAMECLHANGIIHRDLKPDNLLLTANQKHVKLADFGLAREETVTEMMTAETGTYRWMAPELYSTVTLRQGEKKHYNNKVDVYSFGIVLWELLTNRMPFEGMSNLQAAYAAAFKQERPLLPEDISPDLAFIIQSCWVEDPNLRPTFSQIIRMLNSFLFKLSPPSPPIPDTDTKEAAASNGPMTELSARTRGKFAFLRQLFNAKRTKSSQ; this is translated from the exons ATGAGTTGCAGCGTGAGGAGCGGCGGAAGAGAAGAAAGGGAGCGCGAGCAAGCGGTTTTGAGGAAGTCTGTGGATGTCGAGCCCAACTCGGGCTCGCAGAATGGTTTGATTGCTGCCCAGCAGCTGACAATTGACGAGAATTTGCTGGTGGACCCGAAATTGTTGTTTATCGGGGCGAAAATTGGTGAGGGAGCACATGGCAAGGTTTATGAAGGAAG ATACGGTGATCGAATTGTTGCTGTCAAAGTCCTCCATCGTGGGAGCACTACTGAAGAAAGAGCTGCGCTTGAGAGTCGTTTTGCCCGTGAAGTTAATATGATGTCCCGAGTAAAACACGAAAATCTTGTTAAG TTTATTGGAGCTTGTAAGGAGCCGCTTATGGTGATAGTTACTGAGCTATTACCTGGGATGTCACTTAGGAAGTACCTGATGAGTATTCGTCCAAATCCATTAGAACTCCACGTAGCCATTAAATTTTCTCTGGACATCGCTCACGCTATGGAATGTTTACATGCCAATGGGATCATACATAGAGATCTAAAGCCGG ACAATTTGTTGCTTACGGCGAATCAGAAACATGTAAAGCTTGCAGATTTTGGTCTTGCAAGAGAAGAAACGGTTACAGAGATGATGACAGCAGAAACTGGGACTTACCGCTGGATGGCTCCTGAG CTATATAGCACGGTAACTTTACGCCAGGGAGAGAAGAAGCATTACAATAACAAGGTCGATGTATATAGCTTTGGGATTGTCTTATGGGAATTATTGACTAACCGCATGCCCTTCGAAGGCATGTCCAATTTGCAGGCCGCTTATGCTGCTGCTTTCAAG CAAGAGAGGCCTCTACTTCCGGAGGACATATCGCCCGATCTTGCATTTATCATTCAGTCATGTTGGGTTGAGGACCCTAATCTAAGGCCTACGTTCAGCCAGATCATCCGCATGCTCAATTCGTTCCTCTTCAAACTCTCACCACCCTCACCGCCTATACCAGACACTGACACGAAAGAAGCAGCCGCAAGTAACGGTCCCATGACTGAATTATCTGCCCGGACAAGAGGGAAGTTCGCTTTCCTCAGGCAGCTGTTCAATGCCAAGAGGACCAAGAGCTCACAGTGA